The following are from one region of the Mesorhizobium sp. B4-1-4 genome:
- a CDS encoding M24 family metallopeptidase, whose translation MEDLPASVGVDLFAEHGKNPRARTDVLVTAGGYETRLGFSDPVFDESVVVASSFEENQITELRLYPIEHRHSKRPANRRVLRPALAPQARATLGRLQIQSRPFGTEITIENDVGVNRGPFKHGSIETEGTIMEKQQLFERTEFLARLAAVKDEMARRGIDVLLISEPPNMNYLTGYDAYSYYVPQFVIVSLNGDEPIWIGRFMDRVSAVMTTYLADDNVRSYPDKYVQSATFSAYDVMAETVKQIGGEKARIGAEMGGYYYSARAHSDLMRALPHAEFVDADLLVNWIRVVKSPAEIALMRQAGKIADAMMERAIDTIAPGVRECDVAAAVYHQMAAGTPEFGGAYMCSPPFLCVGERAVAPHAAWTDKPLPASTIINLELFGNRHRYQVNLSRSISLGKPTPAYQNLSEIMVEALNAALDSVRPGRTCAEVEGVFRQSLARHGLEKEARLGYSIGLGYPPGAVERTASLRKGDETVLKSGMCFHMMPGLWLDDVGITITQSFAVADDGHEPLSSIPRKLFVK comes from the coding sequence ATGGAGGATCTCCCGGCCTCTGTCGGCGTGGATCTGTTTGCCGAGCACGGTAAGAATCCACGGGCACGTACAGATGTCTTAGTGACCGCTGGAGGATACGAAACTCGTCTCGGATTCTCAGATCCGGTCTTCGATGAGAGCGTTGTAGTCGCGAGCAGCTTTGAGGAAAATCAAATAACCGAGTTGCGGCTCTACCCTATAGAACACCGTCATTCGAAGCGGCCGGCCAATCGCAGGGTTCTACGGCCGGCTCTTGCGCCACAAGCCAGAGCGACCCTAGGCCGCTTACAGATACAATCGAGGCCGTTCGGAACTGAAATCACTATCGAAAACGATGTTGGCGTCAACCGCGGTCCGTTCAAACACGGATCAATCGAAACTGAAGGAACCATCATGGAAAAGCAGCAGCTTTTTGAGCGAACCGAGTTTTTGGCCCGATTGGCTGCGGTGAAAGACGAGATGGCGAGACGGGGTATTGACGTACTGCTCATCTCGGAACCGCCAAACATGAACTATCTCACCGGCTACGACGCCTATTCATACTATGTGCCGCAATTCGTAATTGTTTCGCTCAATGGTGACGAGCCGATCTGGATCGGCCGCTTCATGGATCGAGTGTCCGCGGTGATGACCACCTATCTCGCAGATGATAATGTGAGGTCATATCCCGACAAATATGTACAGTCGGCTACCTTCTCGGCCTACGACGTCATGGCGGAAACGGTAAAGCAGATCGGTGGTGAGAAAGCGCGAATTGGCGCCGAGATGGGCGGCTACTATTACTCCGCGCGGGCTCACTCCGATCTTATGCGAGCTTTGCCGCATGCGGAATTCGTAGATGCCGATTTGCTTGTGAATTGGATCCGAGTGGTAAAAAGCCCAGCCGAGATCGCCCTTATGCGCCAAGCCGGCAAGATTGCGGATGCCATGATGGAGCGCGCCATCGATACAATTGCGCCAGGCGTGCGCGAATGCGATGTCGCAGCGGCTGTCTATCACCAGATGGCGGCGGGCACGCCGGAATTTGGCGGGGCCTATATGTGCTCTCCACCCTTTCTGTGCGTTGGTGAAAGAGCAGTTGCGCCCCATGCCGCCTGGACCGACAAGCCCCTGCCGGCTTCAACGATTATCAATCTTGAGCTCTTTGGAAACCGGCACCGTTACCAGGTGAACCTAAGTCGCTCGATATCGCTCGGAAAGCCCACTCCCGCGTACCAGAATCTTTCCGAGATTATGGTGGAAGCCTTGAACGCCGCTCTTGACAGTGTACGGCCTGGCCGCACCTGCGCAGAAGTGGAGGGCGTCTTCCGGCAGAGCCTCGCCCGGCATGGATTGGAAAAGGAAGCGCGTCTCGGCTATTCGATCGGACTAGGATATCCGCCGGGGGCCGTAGAGCGCACGGCTAGCCTGCGCAAGGGGGATGAAACTGTCCTCAAGTCGGGGATGTGCTTCCACATGATGCCCGGCCTGTGGCTTGACGATGTCGGCATAACGATCACGCAGTCTTTTGCCGTAGCTGACGACGGGCACGAACCCCTGTCGTCGATTCCGCGCAAGCTTTTCGTTAAATAG
- a CDS encoding LysR family transcriptional regulator: MNLTIRQLEILAAVGDAMSFTAAAEALGISQPAVSETIRRVEVELGMPVIDRTTRKMKLTPEGQHIIATAREAVRYLHHSLGTISDHLIGQRNRIAISALPSAVCSLLSDYLPLFLEAHPNVDVNIYDVAQGEALTMLNDGIVDAALLSRPEDMTGLEFHLVFQDALHAVCHRGHPLARMPKVTWHEFQDWPFIAISRSSSVRQLTDAGFLQAGISVDAAFEVRQIPSASALASAGLGITILPSMTLSMVSKDKLSMIPLVEPVITRQIGFVFRKERLQSPTMSKLIQFISDRASSELRTPDKKVALRLKR; encoded by the coding sequence ATGAATCTCACTATCCGACAACTTGAGATCTTGGCTGCGGTAGGCGATGCGATGAGCTTCACCGCCGCTGCCGAGGCGCTTGGGATTTCCCAGCCGGCAGTAAGTGAGACCATCCGCCGAGTCGAGGTCGAGCTCGGAATGCCTGTCATCGACCGCACAACCCGCAAGATGAAGCTGACGCCCGAGGGTCAACACATCATTGCAACCGCGCGCGAGGCAGTGCGATACCTACATCACTCACTTGGAACGATTAGCGATCATCTCATTGGCCAGCGTAACCGAATTGCGATTTCGGCGCTTCCGTCAGCCGTTTGCTCCTTATTGTCCGACTATTTGCCTCTATTCCTGGAGGCTCATCCCAACGTCGACGTCAATATCTACGATGTTGCCCAGGGCGAAGCCTTGACGATGCTCAATGACGGCATTGTTGACGCCGCCCTCCTAAGCCGGCCGGAAGATATGACCGGACTCGAGTTTCACCTTGTCTTCCAGGACGCTCTACACGCGGTCTGCCACCGCGGACATCCCCTCGCTCGCATGCCGAAAGTGACCTGGCACGAGTTTCAAGATTGGCCCTTCATCGCCATTTCCCGGAGTTCTTCGGTTCGCCAATTGACCGATGCAGGCTTTCTCCAGGCAGGCATCTCGGTGGATGCGGCATTCGAAGTTCGCCAGATACCATCGGCGAGCGCGCTTGCATCGGCCGGGCTGGGAATCACCATATTGCCGTCAATGACCTTGTCTATGGTCAGTAAGGATAAACTGAGTATGATTCCGCTGGTCGAGCCCGTTATCACACGTCAAATAGGCTTCGTGTTTCGCAAGGAGAGGCTACAATCACCGACTATGAGCAAGCTGATCCAATTCATTAGTGATCGAGCTTCGAGCGAACTGCGAACCCCAGATAAGAAGGTCGCGCTCAGACTAAAGCGGTAG
- the tnpA gene encoding IS66-like element accessory protein TnpA gives MTGRNDVRSPRGLRHMTISELTLKSRDEEPVRRLEIFTGAGRRREWLPDEKARIVAESYEVGETVSAVARRYALSPQQLFAWRRAARQPLTASAPEPLFVPAVVTAPAPEPAPTRPAQPRKRKATRDAGVIELEIDGIAMRVGRGADAKTVAAVIRALKATS, from the coding sequence ATGACCGGAAGGAACGATGTTCGAAGCCCTCGAGGGCTTCGACACATGACGATTTCAGAGCTTACGCTTAAGTCCAGGGATGAAGAGCCGGTTCGTCGGCTTGAGATCTTCACTGGCGCCGGTCGGCGGCGAGAATGGCTGCCGGATGAGAAGGCGCGGATCGTGGCGGAAAGCTACGAGGTTGGCGAGACCGTGAGCGCGGTGGCCAGGCGCTATGCCTTGTCTCCGCAGCAACTGTTCGCGTGGCGTCGGGCCGCTCGTCAGCCGTTGACGGCGTCGGCACCTGAACCGCTCTTTGTTCCGGCGGTGGTGACGGCGCCGGCTCCGGAACCCGCGCCGACGCGTCCAGCGCAGCCGCGGAAGCGGAAGGCGACCCGAGATGCTGGCGTGATCGAGCTTGAGATTGACGGCATCGCCATGCGGGTCGGCCGGGGAGCCGACGCCAAGACGGTTGCGGCGGTGATCCGTGCACTGAAGGCAACCTCGTGA
- the tnpB gene encoding IS66 family insertion sequence element accessory protein TnpB (TnpB, as the term is used for proteins encoded by IS66 family insertion elements, is considered an accessory protein, since TnpC, encoded by a neighboring gene, is a DDE family transposase.), with protein sequence MIGPTGAVKVMVATKPVDFRKGAEGLAALVRETMGADPFSGAVYVFRAKRTDRIKLIFWDGTGVCLYAKRLEDGEFRWPKVQDGVMRLTAAQLSALLEGLDWRRVHEARRTRAPAQAG encoded by the coding sequence GTGATCGGGCCGACGGGCGCCGTCAAGGTCATGGTGGCAACGAAGCCGGTAGACTTCCGCAAGGGTGCGGAGGGGCTGGCTGCGTTGGTGCGCGAGACGATGGGCGCCGATCCGTTCAGCGGTGCAGTCTACGTGTTCCGGGCGAAACGAACGGATCGGATCAAGCTGATCTTCTGGGACGGCACCGGCGTCTGCCTCTATGCGAAGCGGCTGGAGGATGGCGAGTTCCGTTGGCCGAAAGTGCAGGATGGCGTGATGCGGCTGACGGCCGCTCAGTTGTCGGCGCTGCTTGAAGGGCTTGATTGGCGGCGGGTTCATGAAGCCCGCCGGACGCGCGCTCCGGCGCAGGCGGGTTGA